In Quercus lobata isolate SW786 chromosome 12, ValleyOak3.0 Primary Assembly, whole genome shotgun sequence, a genomic segment contains:
- the LOC115972307 gene encoding transcriptional regulator SUPERMAN has translation MAAELGLLSLTQLQKLSQSQQNQHQLNPSAWMWNQKQAQQQEDDESWEVKAFAEDTGNILGTTWPPRSYTCTFCRREFRSAQALGGHMNVHRRDRARLHQAQPNSGNIPTSSPNSNTPFIIPTQEFLANGGGLCLLYQLPNYNAAAFTTSTPINSTTCIDQSPSTLLSISPYASPPTNFPLGTQPGTNSSSSYYSPTTDNYNNIEDLDLELRLGQRPMPS, from the coding sequence ATGGCCGCTGAACTTGGCCTTCTCTCCTTGACCCAGCTTCAAAAATTGTCTCAATCCCAACAAAATCAACATCAATTAAACCCTAGTGCGTGGATGTGGAACCAAAAGCAAGCCCAGCAGCAAGAAGACGACGAGTCATGGGAGGTGAAAGCCTTTGCTGAAGACACTGGGAATATTTTGGGCACTACTTGGCCTCCTAGGTCTTACACTTGCACCTTTTGCAGAAGGGAATTCCGGTCGGCTCAAGCCCTAGGCGGCCACATGAACGTGCACCGCCGTGACCGTGCACGCCTCCACCAAGCGCAGCCTAATTCTGGCAATATTCCAACCTCATCGCCTAATTCCAATACCCCATTTATAATCCCAACTCAAGAATTCCTTGCAAATGGTGGAGGGTTATGCTTGCTCTACCAATTGCCAAACTATAACGCTGCTGCTTTCACTACTTCAACGCCAATAAATAGTACAACATGTATTGATCAGTCACCTTCCACTCTCCTATCTATTTCACCCTATGCATCACCACCCACTAATTTTCCATTGGGGACACAACCAGGTaccaattcttcttcttcttattactCGCCAACCACAGATAATTATAACAATATTGAAGATCTTGATCTAGAACTTCGCTTGGGGCAAAGACCGATGCCATCATAA